From Virgibacillus natechei, the proteins below share one genomic window:
- a CDS encoding AbrB/MazE/SpoVT family DNA-binding domain-containing protein — MKSIGIVRKVDELGRVVIPIELRRTLDIHEKDSMEIYVENDSIVLKKFKPNMTCQITGETSDENLSFANGKLVLSQEGAQGLIEEIQSRFDK, encoded by the coding sequence ATGAAGTCTATTGGGATTGTACGAAAAGTTGACGAACTTGGTCGTGTTGTCATACCCATTGAATTACGTCGGACACTTGATATCCACGAGAAGGATTCAATGGAAATTTATGTCGAAAATGATAGTATTGTTTTAAAGAAATTCAAACCAAATATGACATGCCAAATAACCGGCGAAACCTCAGATGAAAACCTATCATTTGCAAATGGAAAACTTGTACTCAGCCAAGAAGGCGCACAAGGATTAATTGAAGAGATACAATCACGATTCGATAAATAA
- a CDS encoding TatD family hydrolase, whose product MLFDTHVHLNARQFSEDRGATIQRAFDAGVTNMVVVGFDRETIPLAIEIAEQNETIYAAVGWHPVDAIDMTDEDLNWIEELAAHPKVVAIGEMGLDYHWDKSPKDIQKQVFRKQIRLAKKVNMPITIHNREATSDIIEILQEEDAKAVGGIMHCYNDSVDYVQACLDMNFYISLGGPVTFKNATMPKEVAVEVPIDRLLVETDAPFLAPHPNRGKRNEPAYVKLVAEKIAELKEMTLDEVSKITTENAFSLFRINK is encoded by the coding sequence GTGCTTTTTGATACACATGTACATTTAAATGCAAGGCAATTTTCCGAAGACCGTGGAGCGACGATTCAGCGTGCTTTTGATGCGGGTGTAACCAATATGGTTGTCGTTGGTTTTGACAGGGAGACAATTCCGTTAGCCATTGAAATTGCCGAACAGAATGAGACGATTTATGCAGCTGTAGGCTGGCATCCGGTTGATGCGATTGATATGACGGATGAAGATTTGAATTGGATTGAGGAGTTGGCCGCGCATCCGAAAGTAGTTGCTATTGGTGAAATGGGATTGGATTATCATTGGGACAAATCGCCGAAAGATATACAAAAACAAGTCTTTCGTAAGCAAATTCGTCTTGCAAAAAAAGTGAATATGCCGATTACCATTCACAACCGTGAAGCTACCTCAGATATCATTGAAATTTTGCAGGAAGAAGATGCGAAAGCTGTAGGTGGGATTATGCATTGCTACAATGATTCGGTAGATTACGTCCAGGCATGCCTGGATATGAATTTTTATATCTCTCTTGGGGGCCCGGTAACCTTCAAAAACGCTACAATGCCAAAGGAAGTTGCTGTTGAGGTGCCTATAGATCGTTTATTAGTGGAAACCGATGCACCATTTCTAGCACCACATCCGAATCGCGGCAAACGAAATGAACCGGCTTATGTTAAGTTGGTAGCTGAGAAGATTGCTGAACTAAAAGAGATGACCTTAGATGAGGTTAGTAAAATTACGACAGAGAACGCATTTTCTTTGTTTCGAATTAATAAGTAG
- the metG gene encoding methionine--tRNA ligase — protein sequence MPKNDKTFYITTPIYYPSGNLHIGHAYSTVAGDAIARYKRMRGYDVMYLTGTDEHGQKIQRKAEENDQEPQAYVDEIVSGIQDLWKKLKISNDDFIRTTEDRHKKLVTKIFNQLLKQGDIYLDEYEGWYCTSDESFFTERQLEDGHCPDCGNAVEKVKEESYFFRMSKYVDRLVQFYDDNPDFIQPENRKTEMLNNFIRPGLGDLAVSRTTFDWGVEVPGDPKHVIYVWIDALSNYITALGYGSDNPQKYEKYWPADVHLMSKEIVRFHTIYWPIMLMALDIPLPKKIFAHGWILMKDGKMSKSKGNVVDPVKLVDRYGLDALRYYLLREVPFGSDGVFTPEGFVERTNYDLANDLGNLLNRTVAMIDKYFDGEIPAYKASETEVDAELEQFFKDTINQVEDAMENMEFSIALSSLWKLISRTNKYIDETRPWVMAKEEAQKERLGNVMAHLVESLRKTAVMLQPFLTESPTEIFNQLNVTDDSLKEWDSVYEDDLIKTGTQVRNGDPIFPRLDVDKEVETIKAMMQNPAQEEEAAVKNEIPEQKEQIAFDDFMKLDMRVAEVLQAEKVKKADKLLQIQIDVGTEKRQVISGIAEHYKPEDLIGKKVICVTNLKPVKLRGKMSEGMILSGEDESGNLALASVEQSLPNGSVVK from the coding sequence ATGCCAAAAAATGATAAAACGTTTTATATAACGACACCGATTTACTATCCAAGTGGGAACCTCCACATTGGACATGCTTATTCAACGGTTGCAGGGGATGCCATTGCAAGGTACAAACGCATGAGGGGCTACGATGTCATGTATTTAACGGGTACTGACGAGCATGGTCAAAAAATTCAACGAAAAGCAGAAGAGAACGATCAAGAACCACAGGCGTATGTTGATGAGATTGTTAGTGGTATTCAGGACCTGTGGAAAAAACTTAAAATATCGAATGATGATTTTATACGTACGACAGAAGACCGTCACAAAAAGTTAGTAACAAAAATCTTTAATCAGCTTTTAAAACAGGGAGATATCTACCTGGATGAATACGAAGGTTGGTATTGTACATCAGATGAATCCTTTTTTACGGAGCGTCAGTTAGAAGATGGACATTGTCCGGACTGTGGGAATGCAGTTGAAAAGGTTAAAGAAGAGTCTTATTTCTTCAGAATGAGTAAATATGTGGATAGACTGGTTCAGTTTTATGATGATAATCCTGATTTTATTCAACCAGAAAATCGTAAAACGGAAATGCTGAACAACTTTATCAGACCTGGTCTGGGTGATTTAGCCGTATCACGAACAACGTTTGATTGGGGAGTTGAGGTTCCTGGAGACCCGAAACATGTTATTTATGTATGGATCGATGCGCTGAGTAATTATATTACAGCACTCGGATATGGATCAGACAATCCTCAGAAATACGAAAAGTATTGGCCGGCTGATGTACACCTGATGAGTAAAGAGATTGTCCGTTTCCATACGATCTATTGGCCAATTATGCTTATGGCACTTGATATACCATTACCGAAAAAAATCTTTGCGCATGGCTGGATTTTGATGAAGGATGGCAAAATGTCCAAATCAAAAGGAAATGTGGTTGATCCAGTTAAGCTTGTGGATCGTTACGGGCTTGATGCATTGCGCTATTATTTACTACGTGAAGTTCCGTTTGGTTCGGATGGTGTATTTACCCCGGAAGGATTTGTGGAGCGTACGAATTATGACCTTGCAAATGACCTTGGGAATTTGCTGAATCGTACGGTTGCTATGATTGATAAGTATTTTGATGGCGAAATCCCGGCATATAAGGCTTCTGAAACCGAAGTTGACGCGGAACTGGAGCAATTTTTTAAAGATACAATTAACCAAGTGGAAGATGCAATGGAAAACATGGAGTTCTCTATAGCTCTCTCGTCATTATGGAAACTGATTAGCCGTACCAATAAATACATTGATGAAACCAGACCGTGGGTAATGGCGAAAGAGGAAGCTCAAAAAGAACGTCTTGGAAACGTAATGGCACATCTTGTAGAGTCGCTAAGAAAAACGGCCGTTATGCTTCAGCCATTTTTAACAGAATCACCAACCGAGATATTCAATCAATTGAATGTAACGGATGATTCACTAAAAGAATGGGATAGTGTTTATGAAGATGATCTAATTAAAACAGGAACTCAAGTTCGTAATGGCGATCCTATTTTCCCGCGACTGGATGTAGACAAAGAAGTAGAGACAATTAAAGCAATGATGCAAAACCCTGCACAGGAAGAAGAAGCTGCAGTTAAAAACGAGATTCCTGAGCAAAAGGAACAAATTGCCTTTGATGATTTTATGAAGTTGGATATGCGTGTAGCGGAGGTCCTTCAAGCAGAAAAGGTGAAAAAAGCTGATAAGCTACTACAGATACAGATTGATGTTGGGACGGAAAAGCGCCAAGTAATTTCCGGTATTGCAGAACATTACAAACCAGAGGACTTAATTGGCAAAAAAGTAATTTGTGTAACGAATTTAAAGCCTGTAAAACTGCGTGGTAAAATGTCTGAGGGAATGATCCTTAGTGGCGAAGATGAGTCTGGAAACCTTGCTCTAGCATCTGTTGAGCAATCGTTGCCGAATGGATCTGTTGTAAAATAA
- the rsmI gene encoding 16S rRNA (cytidine(1402)-2'-O)-methyltransferase: MDIQKSFDDEAKGAIYVVPTPIGNLEDITFRALKILGSVSIIAAEDTRNTKNLLNHFEITTSLISYHEHNKMAREDQLLERVENGESVAIVSDAGMPAISDPGYELVQAATSRGQSVVVLPGANAALCALVGSGLSTDTFYFYGFLPRKKKEKIEALNQMKAFQATLLFYESPYRLKDTLKEMLEQLGNRQIVIARELTKRFEEYARGTVEELISWAEGRELKGEFCIVLEGNPEQLEPDTALWWSHLSVTEHVNHYIEERHLSSKEAIKQASVDRKMPKRAVYQAFHVGT, encoded by the coding sequence TTGGACATACAGAAAAGCTTTGATGATGAAGCAAAGGGTGCTATCTACGTTGTTCCAACGCCGATTGGCAACCTCGAGGATATAACGTTTCGTGCGCTGAAAATATTGGGATCTGTGTCGATAATTGCTGCAGAGGATACGAGGAATACGAAAAATCTCCTCAATCATTTTGAAATCACTACATCCTTAATTAGCTATCATGAGCATAATAAAATGGCTCGTGAGGATCAGCTACTGGAAAGAGTGGAAAACGGGGAATCGGTCGCTATTGTCAGTGATGCGGGCATGCCTGCCATTTCTGATCCAGGCTATGAACTGGTGCAAGCCGCTACCAGCAGAGGTCAGTCTGTTGTTGTTCTTCCGGGGGCGAATGCTGCGTTATGCGCGTTAGTTGGTTCAGGACTTTCAACGGATACGTTTTACTTTTACGGATTTTTGCCACGGAAGAAAAAGGAAAAAATAGAAGCGCTAAATCAGATGAAGGCATTCCAGGCAACACTGCTATTTTACGAATCTCCTTACCGGTTAAAGGATACATTGAAAGAAATGCTGGAGCAACTGGGTAACCGTCAAATTGTGATTGCACGCGAGTTAACGAAGCGGTTTGAGGAATATGCACGTGGAACAGTAGAAGAACTTATTTCCTGGGCTGAAGGAAGAGAGCTAAAAGGCGAATTTTGTATCGTTTTGGAGGGGAATCCTGAACAGCTAGAGCCGGACACTGCTTTATGGTGGAGCCACTTATCGGTCACAGAGCATGTGAACCATTATATAGAAGAACGTCATTTATCCAGTAAAGAGGCGATTAAGCAGGCTTCAGTGGACAGGAAGATGCCGAAGCGGGCTGTTTATCAGGCTTTTCATGTCGGGACATAG